The following coding sequences lie in one Arachis stenosperma cultivar V10309 chromosome 5, arast.V10309.gnm1.PFL2, whole genome shotgun sequence genomic window:
- the LOC130982362 gene encoding kunitz-type trypsin inhibitor-like 2 protein, translating into MKLALLALFALSTTLLPLVMAAEQVVDTDGNAIFPGGRFYIMPNIFGAAGGGVKFGRTGNQICPVTVLQDYSEVIKGLPVKFAIKQDIGPGIIFTGTPLDISFEYKPGCAESSKWVVIDDLPAPYVAIGGAENHPGKIIIDGSFKIEKVGTFSYKLMFCPSITAPPGLCYDIGRYDDKHGRRLILTDKDAYELVFEDAGVVDEHYSIVA; encoded by the coding sequence aTGAAGCTTGCATTGCTTGCCCTCTTTGCCTTGAGCACCACTCTGCTGCCACTAGTCATGGCAGCAGAACAAGTGGTGGACACAGACGGCAACGCAATTTTTCCTGGCGGAAGATTCTACATTATGCCAAATATTTTTGGCGCAGCTGGAGGTGGAGTCAAATTCGGCAGGACTGGTAACCAAATCTGTCCGGTTACCGTCCTGCAAGATTATTCGGAGGTTATAAAGGGTCTTCCGGTGAAGTTTGCTATTAAGCAAGACATAGGCCCCGGCATAATCTTCACCGGAACCCCACTTGATATTTCGTTTGAGTACAAACCCGGTTGCGCTGAATCTTCAAAATGGGTGGTTATTGATGATTTGCCGGCACCATATGTAGCTATTGGTGGTGCTGAAAATCATCCTGGGAAGATAATCATTGATGGTAGTTTTAAGATTGAGAAAGTTGGAACATTCAGTTACAAGCTTATGTTTTGTCCCAGTATAACTGCACCACCTGGTTTGTGTTATGATATTGGGAGGTACGATGATAAGCATGGAAGGCGTTTGATTCTCACGGATAAAGATGCTTATGAACTTGTGTTTGAAGATGCTGGTGTTGTTGACGAACACTACTCTATTGTTGCATGA
- the LOC130981103 gene encoding uncharacterized protein LOC130981103 has protein sequence MGQVVIGLSGATISQDHAKLDSITIVEAIKPLVEADPSLKVKSVIAEVQSKFNYTVSYRKAWLAKQRAVEKIFGGWEASYEALPIWFQAMCHKEPSAVVHFETMPAYQGDDLVGHIRVLHRVFWSYYPCIRAFRHCKPVVQVDGTHLYGKYKGCLLVAVSQDGNNNIVPIAFAIVEGETSDAWHFFLSNLRQHVVTRDGVGLISDRHESINAAVERSNGAWSPPRAFHMFCIRHIESNFLRKFKAPYLQKLVVNIGYSRTVREYEVRYQRLRERGEAYTN, from the exons ATGGGTCAGGTTGTGATTGGCTTATCAGG AGCCACCATTTCACAGGATCATGCGAAGCTGGACTCCATCACAATTGTAGAAGCAATAAAGCCATTGGTTGAGGCTGATCCCTCCTTAAAGGTAAAGTCCGTTATAGCAGAAGTGCAATCGAAGTTTAACTATACTGTTAGCTATCGAAAAGCATGGTTGGCTAAGCAAAGGGCagtagaaaaaatatttggaggtTGGGAGGCATCGTACGAAGCGTTGCCTATATGGTTTCAGGCCATGTGTCATAAGGAGCCATCAGCTGTTGTCCATTTTGAGACTATGCCTGCATACCAAGGCGATGACTTGGTTGGTCATATTCGGGTACTGCATAGAGTATTTTGGAGTTATTACCCCTGTATCAGGGCATTCAGACATTGTAAGCCAGTTGTCCAGGTGGATGGGACTCACTTGTACGGAAAGTATAAGGGTTGTCTCCTAGTCGCAGTTTCACAGGATGGCAACAACAACATCGTCCCAATTGCGTTTGCTATTGTCGAGGGTGAGACTTCTGATGCGTGGCACTTTTTCCTTAGTAACTTGCGTCAACATGTTGTCACTCGGGATGGTGTGGGACTGATATCCGACCGACACGAATCCATCAATGCAGCTGTGGAACGGAGTAACGGAGCCTGGTCACCTCCTAGAGCTTTTCATATGTTCTGCATCAGGCATATAGAGTCAAATTTTCTGCGGAAATTCAAGGCACCGTACCTCCAAAAATTGGTCGTCAACATTG GATATTCCAGGACGGTGCGGGAGTATGAAGTGCGTTACCAGCGATTACGGGAACGGGGGGAAGCGTATACCAACTAG
- the LOC130981104 gene encoding protein MAIN-LIKE 1-like codes for MGKKSKIKDVDRSELHIIHYLSDPDYKSRMLTCNYPLPPDRYNERVEDHLRITGFYHASQIGIVQCQKALVNALIERWHPETHTFHLPIGECAVTLEDVAMILGLPTDGLPVTGMTMSSYEALEAECLLQFGVAPRMSDCRSSCIKLTWLRDLKENLQLIDDISIQSIGQYSWGAACLAHLYRALCRASRFNCKEIDGPLTLLLCWAWIRMSYLSPLPREPRSFPLANRWRNWERGDRRFRYLKLAHFRKSFDELQEGQFVWVAYAVDRVDPNIIPPEIYMQSVVWSATVPLVSFECVEWHAT; via the exons ATGgggaaaaaatcaaaaattaaagatgTTGATCGATCTGAGCTTCATATTATTCACTATCTCAGTGATCCTGATTAT AAATCAAGAATGTTGACATGTAACTATCCACTTCCTCCGGATCGGTACAACGAAAGGGTGGAGGATCATCTGCGAATTACCGGGTTCTATCATGCATCTCAGATTGGGATAGTGCAGTGTCAGAAAGCATTGGTAAATGCTCTAATTGAACGTTGGCACCCGGAGACACATACGTTCCACCTTCCCATTGGTGAATGTGCTGTGACACTTGAAGATGTAGCTATGATTCTTGGTCTTCCCACAGATGGTCTTCCGGTCACAGGGATGACAATGAGCAGTTATGAAGCGTTGGAGGCGGAGTGTTTGCTTCAATTTGGAGTTGCACCGCGTATGTCTGACTGTAGATCTAGTTGCATAAAACTTACCTGGCTGCGtgatttaaaagaaaatttacaGTTGATTGATGATATCAGTATACAGAG TATTGGTCAGTATAGTTGGGGAGCGGCATGCCTGGCACATCTCTACAGGGCATTATGCCGGGCATCCCGTTTTAACTGCAAGGAAATAGATGGTCCACTAACACTTCTACTCTGTTGGGCTTGGATCAGGATGTCATACCTATCGCCGCTACCTAGGGAACCTCGAAGTTTTCCACTAGCAAACAG GTGGCGGAACTGGGAGCGTGGTGACCGACGATTTAGATACTTGAAGTTAGCTCACTTTAGGAAGTCATTTGATGAACTTCAGGAAGGGCAG TTTGTTTGGGTTGCTTATGCTGTGGATCGGGTGGATCCGAACATCATTCCTCCTGAAATCTACATGCAGTCGGTGGTTTGGAGTGCTACAGTTCCGCTGGTATCATTTGAATGTGTCGAGTGGCATGCTACCTAG